From a single Bacillus pumilus genomic region:
- a CDS encoding phage head closure protein: MFSEVIELITTSSPEEDELGQLIEVEKRRQVFCERKSVPQNEFFQAGISGKKAAHVFEMHKFDYQEELKVSYKNKVYHIYRTYEKPDEKIELYCEVRAG; encoded by the coding sequence ATGTTCAGTGAAGTCATTGAACTGATCACAACTTCTTCACCAGAAGAAGACGAGCTAGGACAATTAATCGAGGTAGAAAAGCGGCGCCAAGTGTTCTGCGAAAGAAAATCGGTTCCCCAGAATGAGTTTTTTCAGGCTGGGATCAGTGGGAAAAAGGCAGCTCATGTTTTCGAAATGCATAAATTCGATTACCAAGAAGAGCTGAAAGTGTCTTATAAAAACAAGGTGTATCACATTTACCGAACGTATGAAAAGCCGGATGAAAAAATCGAATTATACTGCGAGGTGCGTGCAGGGTGA
- a CDS encoding head-tail connector protein, which produces MFESVKRALRVSHDLLDDEIRDLIDAARMDLVQSGVSSDKAGSEDDPLIKRAVITYCKAHFGLSQVDSEKYQKSYEMLKNHLALAGDYNVQ; this is translated from the coding sequence ATGTTTGAATCCGTCAAACGCGCTTTGCGAGTCTCTCATGATCTGTTAGATGATGAGATCAGAGATCTTATTGATGCAGCCAGAATGGACTTGGTGCAGTCTGGCGTATCTTCTGATAAAGCAGGCAGTGAAGATGATCCTCTTATCAAAAGAGCAGTGATCACCTATTGCAAGGCCCATTTTGGCTTATCACAAGTTGATTCAGAAAAATACCAGAAATCTTATGAAATGCTCAAAAATCATTTAGCATTGGCGGGTGATTACAATGTTCAGTGA
- a CDS encoding major tail protein encodes MGENKVSFGLKNVHYSQYAINEDGTITFGKPKPIPGAVEMSNEPRGDMVEFYADDMLYYSAPNNQGYEGTLNIADIPTSFAIDCLGEEKDEVDGVISEYSDAKPKPFALLFEFDGDVKATRHILYNCTANRPTVNSATKTDSVEPSTSELTYIASPLQINQRPIVKTKTTGSTTDAVYNTWFEKVYVKGQVSSTEPGGNE; translated from the coding sequence ATGGGAGAGAATAAAGTATCTTTCGGTCTTAAGAACGTTCATTATTCACAATATGCTATTAATGAGGATGGGACGATCACTTTTGGTAAACCGAAACCTATTCCGGGCGCAGTAGAAATGTCTAATGAACCAAGGGGCGACATGGTCGAATTTTACGCAGATGACATGCTGTATTATAGCGCGCCTAACAACCAAGGATATGAGGGAACACTTAACATTGCGGACATTCCCACATCCTTTGCGATCGATTGTTTGGGCGAAGAAAAAGACGAAGTAGATGGGGTAATCTCGGAGTATTCCGACGCAAAGCCAAAACCGTTTGCGCTGCTGTTTGAATTTGATGGGGATGTGAAAGCAACAAGACACATTCTCTATAACTGCACGGCGAATCGTCCTACTGTGAACTCAGCTACCAAAACAGATTCAGTCGAGCCAAGTACATCAGAGTTAACGTACATCGCCAGCCCGTTACAAATAAATCAACGGCCGATTGTCAAAACGAAAACAACAGGAAGCACCACAGATGCGGTATACAATACATGGTTCGAAAAGGTGTATGTAAAAGGGCAGGTCAGTTCTACTGAGCCGGGAGGAAATGAGTAA
- a CDS encoding HK97 gp10 family phage protein gives MTSINNLANEIAKQLQAYTSEVKEQIEDAQKAVAKEGANKLKQTSPKDTGEYAKGWRVKKQNKTFVIHNATQYQLTHLLEKGHANVGGGRTSPRVHIAPVETEVIEKFTSDVERILRG, from the coding sequence GTGACTAGCATAAACAATCTAGCAAATGAAATAGCCAAGCAGCTACAGGCATATACGTCGGAGGTCAAAGAACAGATAGAAGACGCTCAAAAAGCAGTAGCAAAAGAAGGAGCAAATAAGCTGAAACAAACCAGCCCAAAGGACACTGGAGAATATGCAAAAGGATGGCGAGTCAAGAAGCAAAACAAAACATTCGTCATCCACAACGCAACCCAATATCAGTTAACGCACCTTCTTGAAAAAGGACATGCAAATGTCGGAGGCGGCCGAACGTCGCCGCGCGTTCATATCGCACCAGTAGAAACAGAAGTGATTGAGAAATTCACATCTGATGTTGAAAGGATTTTAAGAGGATGA